The Radiobacillus deserti genomic interval GTTCATTGTACATGGTTATCCTCCTTATTGATTCAGACAAAGTCCCGCTGCTCCAACTACTCCTGCATTTTGATCAAGCTGCGCTGGTACAATTTCGGTTTTTCGTCCATCTGGGTTTAATGCATATTGACTCACATAATCTCTAACTGCTTTAAATAGTGGTTCTCCTACTTTAGAAACGCCACCGCCGATAATAATTTTTTCTGGATCTAACGTATTAATTACCGATACACAGGCTACTCCAATGATTCGAAAAACATCATTAATATACGGCTTTATTACCTCGTCGCCTGCATGATAGCGCTCAAATACCTGTTGCGTGGTGAGTTCTTCTCCAGCTAATTCAGACCCTCTACGAGCTATCGCCGTCCCCGACGCGATATATTCCAAGCAGCCATATTGACCACATGGGCATTGTCCATAGGACGGATCGACAACGGTATGGCCGATATCTCCTGCGTTACCTCGGGATCCACCTAGAAGCTTTCCTTCTGCGAAGATTCCTGCACCAATTCCTGTACTAATCGTCATATAAGCAAAATCTTCATTCTCTTTAGCAGCACCGAGCCACTTTTCAGCCATGGCTGCTGCATTAGCATCATTTTCAAGCGTGACAGGTATGTTAAAATACTCCTTCACTTGTTGAACAATCGGCACGTTTCTCCAGTTTTCTAAGTTCGGTGGGTATGTGATGATTCCATTTTTACTGTCTAGTGGCCCTGGTGAACCAATACCGATTCCTTTTATATCCGATAATGCCATTCTTGTTTCCTTTATAAGCTCTTCTATTTTTTGATTAATCCGGTCAATCATCTCAGAAGGAGCAACCGATTTATCGGTAGGAATGACGTCTTCTTTTAAAATCCTACCGCTTGTCTCTACGACTGCAATTGCAACCTTTGTACCACCAATATCAACACCTACTGCATTCATAGTTCCACCTCTTTATTTCGTTAAATCAATTAAAAATGTTTTAATTTCATATGGCTTGATGAAAAAACGAATGGATTCCGTTGCTTGTTTTTCGCCGACTTCTTTTTCCATCAAATCACTTTCTTGCCACTGGTTAATGGCAAAGTTACTGCGAAGTTCCACTTCTCCACGTTCTCCCGTGAA includes:
- a CDS encoding ROK family protein, producing MNAVGVDIGGTKVAIAVVETSGRILKEDVIPTDKSVAPSEMIDRINQKIEELIKETRMALSDIKGIGIGSPGPLDSKNGIITYPPNLENWRNVPIVQQVKEYFNIPVTLENDANAAAMAEKWLGAAKENEDFAYMTISTGIGAGIFAEGKLLGGSRGNAGDIGHTVVDPSYGQCPCGQYGCLEYIASGTAIARRGSELAGEELTTQQVFERYHAGDEVIKPYINDVFRIIGVACVSVINTLDPEKIIIGGGVSKVGEPLFKAVRDYVSQYALNPDGRKTEIVPAQLDQNAGVVGAAGLCLNQ